The following are from one region of the Actinoplanes sp. L3-i22 genome:
- a CDS encoding O-methyltransferase, whose amino-acid sequence MLQTARSLAHELGLPCVSPGAGSVLRLLAAAGNAKAVVEIGTGTGVSGIWLLRGMRPDGVLTTIDVEHEHQRIARRVFVEAGFAPGRTRIISGRSLDVLPRLADGAYDLIFVDADTTEFAACTEAALRLLRTGGVLIVNGVHAGGRISDPSARDVDTLTVRETVKSIRESEDWIPAVISSGAGLLTAVKR is encoded by the coding sequence ATCCTGCAGACCGCCCGCTCGCTCGCGCACGAGCTCGGCCTGCCCTGTGTCTCCCCCGGCGCCGGCTCCGTGCTGCGCCTGCTGGCCGCGGCCGGCAACGCCAAGGCCGTCGTCGAGATCGGCACCGGCACCGGCGTGAGCGGCATCTGGCTGCTCCGCGGCATGCGCCCGGACGGGGTGCTCACCACGATCGACGTCGAGCACGAGCATCAGCGGATCGCCCGCCGGGTGTTCGTCGAGGCCGGCTTCGCGCCGGGGCGGACCCGGATCATCAGCGGCCGGTCGCTCGACGTGCTCCCCCGGCTCGCCGACGGGGCGTACGACCTGATCTTCGTGGACGCCGACACCACCGAGTTCGCCGCGTGCACCGAGGCGGCACTGCGGCTGCTGCGGACCGGCGGCGTGCTGATCGTGAACGGGGTGCACGCCGGCGGCCGGATCAGCGACCCGTCCGCCCGCGACGTGGACACCCTGACCGTGCGCGAGACGGTGAAGTCGATCCGCGAGTCCGAGGACTGGATCCCGGCGGTCATCTCGTCAGGCGCCGGATTGCTGACCGCCGTCAAGCGTTGA